In Shouchella patagoniensis, the following are encoded in one genomic region:
- a CDS encoding YjcZ family sporulation protein, with amino-acid sequence MSEYQGGFALLVVLFILLVIVGTAWF; translated from the coding sequence ATGTCTGAATATCAAGGTGGATTTGCACTACTCGTCGTTTTATTCATACTTCTTGTGATCGTAGGTACAGCATGGTTTTAA